A single Perognathus longimembris pacificus isolate PPM17 chromosome 17, ASM2315922v1, whole genome shotgun sequence DNA region contains:
- the LOC125366299 gene encoding CMRF35-like molecule 6 has protein sequence MTSAGRQCINMKTEGEKGEVSRVFTHDHPENLTFTMIWKSLLLEDTGSYWCEIEEPLAKGSHDNFKFEVSVLPAYSSKNNKISLEPPTLGPPPMYTWPSTTRKVTPGPSPQPGSLMCSVHFVVLVFLELPLLLSMLSAVLWVNRPLRRPRQEVD, from the exons ATGACTTCTGCGGGGCGACAATGTATAAATATGAAGACCGAAGGCGAAAAGGGAGAAGTGAGCAGAGTGTTCACCCATGACCATCCTGAGAACCTCACCTTCACTATGATCTGGAAGAGCCTCTTGCTGGAGGACACAGGCTCCTACTGGTGTGAGATTGAGGAACCCCTGGCTAAAGGAAGTCATGACAACTTCAAGTTTGAGGTGTCTGTGCTCCCAG CCTACAGCTCCAAGAACAACAAGATCTCCCTGGAGCCCCCCACCCTGGGGCCTCCACCAATGTACACCTGGCCCAGCACCACAAGGAAGGTTACTCCGGGACCCAGCCCTCAGCCAGG GTCCCTGATGTGCAGTGTCCACTTCGTGGTGCTGGTCTTTCTGGAGCTGCCCCTGCTCCTGAGCATGCTCAGTGCAGTCCTCTGGGTGAACAGGCCTCtgaggaggccaaggcaggaggtgGATTAA